In Rattus norvegicus strain BN/NHsdMcwi chromosome 1, GRCr8, whole genome shotgun sequence, a genomic segment contains:
- the Gpr139 gene encoding probable G-protein coupled receptor 139, with the protein MEHTHAHLAANSSACGLGFVPVVYYSFLLCLGLPANILTVIILSQLVARRQKSSYNYLLALAAADILVLFFIVFVDFLLEDFILTMQMPPIPDKIIEVLEFSSIHTSIWITVPLTVDRYIAVCHPLKYHTVSYPARTRKVILSVYITCFLTSIPYYWWPNIWTEDYISTSMHHVLVWIHCFTVYLVPCSIFFILNSIIVYKLRRKSNFRLRGYSTGKTTAILFTITSIFATLWAPRIIMILYHLYGAPIQNPWLVHIMLDVANMLALLNTAINFFLYCFISKRFRTMAAATLKALFKCQKQPVQFYTNHNFSITSSPWISPANSHCIKMLVYQYDKHGKPIKVSP; encoded by the coding sequence CAAATATCTTGACAGTCATCATCCTCTCTCAACTGGTAGCCAGAAGACAGAAGTCCTCCTACAACTATCTTCTGGCACTTGCTGCTGCCGACATCTTGGTCCTCTTTTTCATCGTCTTTGTGGATTTCTTGTTAGAAGACTTCATTTTGACCATGCAGATGCCTCCGATCCCTGACAAGATCATAGAAGTGCTAGAGTTCTCCTCCATCCACACTTCTATTTGGATTACAGTCCCCTTAACAGTTGATAGGTATATCGCAGTCTGTCACCCACTCAAATACCACACAGTTTCCTACCCAGCCAGGACCCGGAAAGTCATTCTGAGTGTTTATATTACCTGCTTCCTGACTAGCATCCCCTACTACTGGTGGCCTAACATCTGGACTGAAGACTACATCAGTACCTCCATGCATCATGTCCTTGTCTGGATCCACTGCTTCACCGTGTACCTGGTGCCCTGCTCCATCTTCTTCATCTTGAACTCAATCATTGTGTACAAGCTTAGGAGAAAGAGTAATTTCCGCCTCCGTGGCTATTCCACTGGCAAGACCACTGCCATCTTGTTTACCATCACCTCCATCTTTGCTACCCTCTGGGCCCCCCGCATCATCATGATTCTCTACCACCTCTACGGAGCACCCATCCAGAACCCTTGGCTGGTCCACATTATGTTGGATGTTGCCAACATGCTGGCTCTTCTGAACACAGCCATCAACTTCTTCCTCTACTGCTTCATCAGCAAGCGCTTCCGTACCATGGCAGCTGCTACACTCAAGGCCTTGTTCAAGTGCCAGAAGCAGCCTGTACAGTTCTACACCAACCATAACTTTTCCATAACAAGTAGTCCCTGGATCTCACCAGCAAACTCACACTGCATCAAAATGTTGGTGTACCAGTATGACAAACATGGGAAGCCTATAAAAGTATCCCCGTGA